Within the Gloeobacter kilaueensis JS1 genome, the region ACCCCGAAGTTGTTGGCTGTCCTTTTCAGCAAGCCCCGGCTTTCAGCTATTGGCGCTACAGCCCCAGCCGCTCTGCTGTGCCGGTGCTGGTTGTGGCGCTGCTCGGTTCTGAGCGTGCTCAGGTCCGGCTTCTGGAGAATCCCTGGCCGGGCACGCTGGGAGACTTTATCCACGTCCGCACCATCCTGCGCAGCCAGCTGCAAAGGGGGCGCTCATGAACGAACACGCCCCCCCCGCACTGCTTCTTGCCAGCAGCGAGCGGCTTTTTCTCGAAGTCACCGAGCCGCTGGATCAACTGATCGCCCTCAAGCTGGCCGGGATTGTCCGCCAGCTGGTGAGCGTGGCCTACTCGATGGGCCATGCCGACGGCGGTCAAGCGCCCCAGCCGTGTACCGCCTGCCCGGCAAAAGGAGGTAGCGATGCCCAGGATTGAACTGCCCTTTGGCGGCGATCTGACCATTCCAGTGCCGCCACCGCAAGAAGAGGAGCGGGCCGCCGCCGATCTGCAAGATACCCGCGACTATTACCTGGCCGATCAGGAGGCGCACGATCTGGCGGACAAGCTGATCTTCAGCTGCTTCGAGCTGGTCCACCTGCGCAATGTGCCGATTCGCATTCTCATGCGGCGACCTGAGCGCTCAAGCAAAGGGCGGCTCACGATGGGCAGCGCCCATAAAGCGAGCCCTCGCGATCAGGCCCTGCACGGCTGCACTTTTGTGATCGTGCTGTGGGAGAAGTTTTGGAAGGGGGAGCCTCGCAAGCACGAGGCTTTGTTGTTCCACGAACTTTGCCACTGCTGGGTTGACGAAGAGGGCAAAGCGAAGCTCGTCGGCCACGACATCGAGGAGCACTACGCTGTCATCCGCCGTTACGGGGACTGGCAGGGCGAGGTTGAAGACGTTGCTCGGCAGCTCAGCCTCTTTGGCAAGGGAGGCAGCGATGAGTGATAACCCGCCCCGCACCCACAACGGCGACCAGTTGCCCGTCCGCTATGAGGGCGGCAAACCGGAGAGCCGACCCGCCGCCGTAGGTGGCAGCAGTTGGGTTGAAGTCGATCTCTGCACAGCTGCTGGGATCAAGATTGGCACCTGCAGGATGCCTGAAATTGAGTCGCTGAAGAGCGCGATTGCAACTCAGAACGGCGTTTTCATCTACGACGAAGAGTCAGATCGCTACTTGAAGGTGCCTACTTACTGGCCTGCTCCGAGCCAGTTGCACTTCAACTTTGCTGCTGGCGACTCGCCGCGTGGAGGTAGCTCATGAGCAAGATCGCCGTATTACACGCGCGGATCAAGGAGGCAGCCTGGGAGCCTCGCCCAGGCTGCCGGGTCGCCGTCGCCATTGTCCAGGCCGACGATTCACTGCTCCAGATTCTGCCTCTGGAGAGCCCTTACGGCGACGGCTACGAGCGCCGATGGGTGCCTGCTTCCTCAATCACCCTTCTGGAGGTGCGGCCATGATCGCAGGAGCACCTCGCCGGGGGCCGGGCAGGCCGCGCAAGAGCCAGCCACTGGCAGCTATAAAGGCAGTCATTGGTGATGGCGTCGGCACCCTGCCGCCTCTGGACAGGCGCTGGATCGGGGCCGCAGCAGCCTCTGCTGCCCTGGATATGAGCGCCCGGCTGTTGCGCACCTGGGCGGCCAACCCCAGTGCCTACGGCCTCACCTACGGCGTCCATTACCGGGATCTGGCTGGCCCTGCCTCGCGCCGCGCCAGCTACCAGTTCTGTGTCGAAGAGATCCGCGCTCTCATCTCGCGCCCTCCCTGTCTGCGCGATGCGGCCCGTGGGCAGGGGGGTGGCGATGTCAGCCACTAAAGCTAAAGCGTGCCTCGGGCCCTATCTGCAGGGGCTGGGCGCAACTGGCCGTCTTCTCGCGGATCGGTGCTTCGGGCGCTGCTGGGCGGCTGAGCAGCAGCTGTTTGCACTGAGGGCCGACGCTCTTACCCAGGCCAGTCTCAACGTTATTAGCTATCACGTAGGCGATCTGAAGGCCATCGCGTCGGAATGGGTGATCTGCTCCACCGACGAAGAGCGGGCCGATCGACTGGAGCTGATCCAGGAGGTCGCCGATCGCTGCGAGCTGGCGATCAGAGGCTGGCTGGCCTACGAGTTGGAGCATCGCTGCAATGAAAGGTAGCGCTGCAGGGGCGATCCGCTGTCCGGGCTGCGGGTGCCGCCTGAATAGCTGCATTCGCGCCACCAGAGGCAAGGAAGGGCTGCTGTCTGGCCACATATGCTTCCAGTGCCACCGCTTCTTTTTGCTCCTCAATACAGATCACCTTGCGCAGGGCGCAGCCCAGGAGGCGAGCGAGTGGGACGGCGAGCAGTTGATCTAACTGGCCGGACTTTCGGCCAGCTTGTGGCCCTGCAGCCCGCTGGATGCGCCGGGCGAGGGCTATACAGGGTACCCCTTTGGGAGTGCCGCTGCCTCTGTGGCCAACTCGCCACAGTCCGATCAACCTATCTGAACGCTGGCCGGACACGTTCGTGCGGCTGCCTGCGGGTAGAGCACGGGCGCAGATTGGGCCAGAGCAATCGAAAGCTATCTGGGAGGGCACTCTGATGCCCATTCGAGCAATGGAGCTGGCAGGCCAGACTTTCACTCGCTGGACAGTGCTGAGCCGGTACGACGGGCCGCGCCTGCTCTGCGGGCCAATCTATTGGGTCTGCCGCTGCGAGTGCGGCAATGTTCGAGCCGTCGAGCAGTGCTCTTTGAGAGCTGGGAAATCCCGCTCTTGCGGTTGCCTGCGGCGGGAACTACTCATGAATCGGGGAAACAATACTCATGACGACTGAATTGCAATTGCATGATTTTCAGGCAGGTCAATCTGTCTGGATAACCAGTGACAGGCTCGGCTACCAGGGCCAGAGCGCTGTGATTTTGGCTGTTGAAGGCAACGAAATCACCGTCAAACAAGGTGACGGTCGAGAGCGCTTGTACAAACCTGAAGAACTGGCTTTCCAGGCGCAGCCAGAGGCATCATTACCGCCCCTATTTACGCCTGGGCAACGGGTGCGCGTCGTATCTGGCGACCGGGCGGGCAAATCGGGCGTTGTCACCACGATTTCTTCAAGCGGAATTGTGCGTGTGCGCGGCGACGAGCAGACCGCTGGACCACCGTGGGCGATTGGCGCGCACCATCTTGAGGCGATGGCAGCTGAGGAGGAGGCGACTCCCGCCCCGCCGTCGAACGAGGCACAAAATACCGAAGAAGAGCCGTTGAAGCCCGGCGATTGCGTGAGCGGGCCTCTATTTGAGTGCGGCCAGGTGCGCTTTGTGGGCACTGACGACGATGGGCCGTGGGCCGATGTGCGCTGGGTGGCCGACTCGCGGATCAAGAGCGCCAAGTTTCCGCAAGCCCAGCTGAAAAAGCTCGAAGACGGCGCTTTTGAGGCTCCCTCCGGCTTGCCGCAGCCATTCCGCCCTGCGCGGAACTTCAAAGCTCTCGATTGGGTGGGCACGCCGAATGGCCCGGCTTTGATCACAGAGGTTAAGCCTGCGATCGGCGACTGGCTTTATGCAGCACAGGTGGGCGGCGAGGATGGCTCGGTCGTCTATTTTTATCAGACGACCGGCGGCTTAAAGAAGTGCGATCCACCGCCGGTGGCCGCCGAACAACGTTACGAGCCGGACCTATTTGCCAAGATCCTGGCGCGGGACGGCTCTCCTGTTGAGGAGGGCCAATCTCCCCCGCTGAAGGGAGGGCCAATCTCCCCCGCCGAGGGGAGCGCAGCCCCGCTTCCCCCAGCCATGCCCTTCAGCGATCAACTCTCTGATTGCTTTGTTCCGCCGCCTGTTGAGGCGTTCCCTGAAGAGCGCCAGGCCCACCACCAGGCCCGCGATAAACAGTTCGGCGAACTGCTGGCGGCTGAGCCTAAGTGTCCTCATTGCGGCGCGCCTGCAATTGTCAGCCGCGGCCCCAACTGCTGGTGCTGCAACCTGCCGTTGGAAGGCAAGGACGATTCCGAGGGAGAGACTCCTCCTGCCGCTGCAGCGACTTCGCAGGCTAGGGATCTGTTCTCGCTGCTATCTGCTGCCACTCGTGAGGCGGTGCGCGTAATGGCTCTGCTGGAGGATGAGCGGCAGGCAAAGCACCGAGCAGCGGATGTGCAGGCCATTGCCTCTCAGAAGGCGCTTGAGGAGGTGCGGCAGTTGCGCGAACGGCTGGCCCGAGCAGATCGCCTCAAGGCCGCCGCCGCCGCTTTCAGGACCGCCATTGCAGCACCCGTATCGACCGACAGGGTGAACGAAATCATGCGCGCTCAGCACGAGCTGCTGGCCGCTGCGCTTGAGTGTGAGGAGGGCGAGGGGTGAAGCCTTGCACCTTTGGCAGTCTATTTTCTGGCGGGGGCCTAGTGGACCTCGGAGCGGTGGCGGCTGGGTTGCAGCCTCGGTGGGCGATCGAGATCGATCCAGCAGTAGCAGGCGTATTTCGAGCCAACCACAACACCCCGCTCATTGAGGGCGATGTAGCGGCGATCGACCCGAACGATCTCGATCCTGTCGAAGTTCTTTGGGCCTCGCCTCCATGCCAGGCGTTTAGCCAGGCGCGCAATCAGTCGCTGCCGCAGCGAACCGACGCCGATCTTGGTCTTCACATTCTCCGCTACACCGCAGTCCTCCGACCCCGCCTAGTGGTCGTTGAGAACGTGCCCGCCTACCAGCACAGCGACCAACTGGCGCAGATAGTCGCGGGCCTCTGGGAGCAGAGCTATTTTGTGTGTCACCAGCTGCTGAATGCCAGCTGGTTCGGCACCCCTCAGACTCGCCATCGCCTTATCCTTCGAGCCTTTCGCGGCAGCCTCGTTCCTGAACTGCGCACTTCGGCGGCGAAAGCGGGCTGGTGGTCAGCGGTTGCAGATCTGGCCGATTCCTTTCCGCCCTCTCAGCTCGCACCGTGGCAGTTGAAGAAGCTCTTTCCGCTGGAACATTTTCTAGGAGAGGCAAACACACTGATTCGCGGCTGTGGCCCCAACCAGCGTGGGCCGTGGACTGTTGGAGCCGGGCGATCGGCTCCAACAGTGATTGCTTGCGCTGATAAAATCACTCTTCGCGCCTGGCTCGTCGATGGGCAGTTCAACGGCAGCCCCGACCAACGCGACCGACCGCCTACGGTGCGCAGAGGAGACGAGCCCGCCTACACGATTACGAGTAGCGGGGCGCTTCGCCCCGCTAGAGCCTGCCTGGATGGCCGTGTAGTTGCCCTAACTACCAGAGCGCTCGCACGGTTTCAGGATCTGCCCGACACCTATCAGTTGCCAGCGAACAAAACCCTGGCCTGCAAGGTGATTGGCAATGGCGTGCCTGTGCGAATGGCTGCAGCAATTTTGCGGGGGATGGCATGATTACCCGCCCCGCACTCCGTTGGTACGGTTCCAAATGGCGGCTGGCGCGCTGGATCATTTCTCACATGCCGCCGCACACCCGCTACGTTGAGCCTTTTGCAGGCAGTCTCGCTGTCCTTCTGCAGAAGCCGCCGGTGAGGTGTGAGGTTGTCAGTGACCTCGACGAGGAAGTCTGCAACTTTTTTGCGGTCCTTCGGGATCAGTTCGTAGAGCTGATCCGCGTCATTCGCCTGACACCTTACCACCGGTTGGAGTTCGAGCGGGCCTGGTTGTCAGTACCAGCCGCCGATCCGATTGAACGGGCCCGCCGGTTCTACGTGCGCAGCTGGCAGGGCCAAAGCGGCCCGACCGGCAAGTACATGCCAGGGTGGCGCAGCAATCCGGACGGCAAGCGCAGTGTAGATCCCGTGCGTGACTTTCTCAATGACAGCCATTTGATGGCCGTTGCTCGTCGATTGCGCCTCGTTCACTGGGAAACTCGGCCTGCGATCGAGACCATTCAGCGATGGGGCGGGGCAAATCAGACGCTCATCTACTGCGATCCGCCCTATCTCGGCAACCGCAAAGCGAACGATGAGTACGCCCACACGATGAGCGAGGCTGATCACATTCGTCTGTTTGAGCAGCTCGAAATGATGGATGCGACGGCCATAGTCAGCCATGCGCCATGCCCGCTGTACGACGAACTGTATGCCAGCTGGACTCGTTTCGGTAAGGCTGCGCAGACAAGAGCCGGCAAGCCCAGTCTTGAGTGCATTTGGATTTCACCTGCCGCCACCGCCGCTGCTGGTGGGCTGCTGAAGCTGGAGGTGGGCCGGTGAGCAAAACCCTTCTCGAATCTTTCACCGCAGCTCAGCGCGAATGGTTGCGCGATCACGTCGCCTTTTACACCTACAAGTTGCCTCGCCAAGAGCTGATCCAACGAGTTGAGCGGATCGCCCGCGAAGCTCGCACGTTGCAGGCCAGGCTGACAGATAAGCCGCAAGTGCAGGCTGAAGTGCTCGCCAACATGAAAATGGCGCTATCGATACTTGAAACCCTGGGCTACACGGTCGGCCCAGGCAATACTTTACAGGAGCGTGAATCATGCCAATGAATCGCGCCTTGTATCCGATAAATTGGGACGAGATAGCAACAGCTATCAAGGCGGCGGCGGATTGGCGATGCGCTCACTGTGGTAAGCAGTGCCGACGCCCTGGCGAGAAGTTCGACACTCATCGCCGCACAGCAACAACCGCCCACCTAAATCACAATCCGGCGGACTGTAGAGCGAGCAATCTGCGATGCCTTTGCGCGCCATGCCACTTGGCATACGACGCAGAGCATCACAAGAAAAACGCGGCCCTGACGCGGCTTGCGCGACAACAAAAGGAGCAAAACAGTGTACGGACTTGATAGGCAAATCATGAAAGAAGGGCTGCTGATTCTATCAATTTTGGCGCTGGCAACCGGCCCCAGATCCACCGCTGAAATCGTCAGGAACGCTGGGCTGAATCTGCCCAGCGGCTCACGACATCTCAACAATCTGGCAACGCACGGCTATGTTGTGTGTTGCGGAATCGTGGGTCGGAAACCTCAACAAACCTGGCAGATAAGTGATGCTGGCCGTGAGCGGCTGGCAAAAGGGAAAAACAATGAGTCGTTATAGATGGCTGAAGCTTCACCACGACATAATTGCTGACATAAAACTCAGGCGATTTAGCCCTGCTGAGAAGTGGGCATGGGTCGTGATTCTTTGTCTTGCGAGCCAATCGACTAAGAGGGGAATAGTTACGGCAGATCCTGAAGATGTTGCCGAAGCTTGCGAATTCAATAATTTTCAAGATTGGCTTTATTTTCGAGACAAGCTCGTAGCGAAGGGCATGGTCGAATTAACCTCGGACGGGTTACTTGTTTGCAATTTTGCCGAGCGGCAGTACGACAATCCCTCAGACGCGCCGGACGAGACACGCGAACGGAAGGCGCGACAAAGAGCCAGGGAAAAAGCTGCACAAGCTCAGGCCGAAAAAGCAGGTGTCACGAGCAGTCACGAGCAGTCACGAGGATGTCACGAGGATGTCACGACACAGATAAGAGGAGAAGAGAATAGATCAGAAGAGAAAAGAGAAGAGAAGAATTTAGAACCCCCCAACCCCCCCGCCGGCGGGGGGCACGAGGCGCAAAAAAAAGCCGAGCCTGCTACAGCAAAGCGCTCGAAACCTCGGCCCGACAGCGCAGACGGGATTGAGCTACCCGAAAGCCTGGAATCTCCGCAACTGCGGCAAGCGCTCGGAGAGTGGCTTGAGCACAAGCGACAAATTCGCGACCCACTTCGAGAGCTCGGAATTGCAAAATTAATCAAACGCCTTGCAGTGCTTGGGATTGAGCGCTCTGTAGCAGCGATTGATTACTCGATTGCGAACGGCTGGAAAGGGGTTTTTGAAGAGAAAAATTCCGCCGTCGCTCCCAAGTTTGGCAAAGTTGCACAATTTAAGTCAGCAGAGGAAAAGCGCCGCGAACAGCTCGAAGCCTGGGCGCGCGGCGAACCGCTGCAACACGAAGAACCGTTCATCGACGTGGAGGCAAATCATGCGTGAGAGCGAGAAATCGAGATTTTTGCACTGCCTCGACGGCGTGATGGCTGCGACGGGCAGACCTCTCAACCCTGCTGCTGTTCCGGTGTGGTGGGCCGTTCTTGAACCTTTTGCGCTTGAGGGCGTCGAAGCGGCCCTTTACGCCTGGGCCGCCAAAGAGCAAAAGGCTCCTGTGCCCGCCGACATAGCCAGGATGCTCTCAGCCGAACTGGCGGACGGATGGCCGGGGGCTGACGAAGCTTGGGCCTTGCTTCCGCTCAGCGAATACGACTCCGGCCTGCTCACCGACGAAGCGGCTGAGGCGATGGGCGTTGCCTTGCCGCTTGCTTATCGAGGCGACGAGACAGGCGCTCGGATGGCTTTTAGGGACGCCTACAATCGCTGCCGGGATGCGGCGATTGCGGCAGGCAAGAGGCCGCGCTGGTTTTTCACTTGCGGCATGGACCCCACTAGGCGCGCCCCAGTGTTACTCGATGCCGTGCGCAAGAGGCGGCTGCCCCTGGATCATTGCCTGCAGTTTTTGCCCGGCGACCATGCGCCCGAACTGCTTCGCGCCCTGGGCGTGGCGAGGCACCCGCTTCTTGTCGAGCACGAGCAGGCAGGCATCGAGAGGCTGCGCCGGATGTTGGATGCCGCTTGGCCTAAAGAGTTGCCTGCCGCCGATAACGATGAGCTGGAGGGCGAGGATGAAGATTGAGCCCGACCGCGAAGTGGCGCTGAACGCCTTTCAGGCTGGCCTGCAACAGGCAATTGACGCCGCCACGCTTGACAGCAAGATTCGGATACAGCGCTTTGCAAGAAGGCTGTGCCTGCGCAAAGAGGTCACGCCCGAAGAGCGCCGTCGGGAACGCTCAAGAGAAGCGGCTGCGGATTGGTTGAAGCTTTCGCCGCAGGTGTTGGGCAATGAGTGATATTGCCCACCAGGTGGCCGCCATCGATGTCGAGGCCGCCCGTGCTGGGTTCAGCAGATACGAGCTGCGCCTGCTCGTCTGGGGCCGCTACAACGCTGTCCGCAGGGCTGAACTCACTCCCGACGAGTTGGTGGACTTGCTTGAACACCTGCAACAGTTGCCCACACGATTACCTGCAAACAAACTTTTAACGGGAGCAGCAAGATGAAAACGAAACAAGAAGCCAAGGAAGCTCTGATGCTTGCTGGCTGGAGCGAAGAAGAGATCGAATCGGTTGGCATTGTCTTGCCGCCGCCATCACCAACTATCAATCCTGAAGATTTGCAAACCTGCCCAGACAGGATGCAGAGCTTTGGCCCACAGCGCCGCGAAGAGAACCTGGATCACTGGGCAAAACGAGGAGCCGATCGCGTTTGTTCTTACTGCGGCAGCATGCACCCGGATGAGTTCGTCGCCTTTTTGCGCCGCGCCGCAGATCCGGCTCAACCCGATCGGCTCGGATTGACGGACAAGAATTACAAGCTCTACGTCCACAGGCCCGGTGTCAGCAACGCCGGTCAGGGCGCAATCAAGTTCTATAAATGGCACCTTGCTCCAGAAGGCCAAGAGCTGGAGGAGCTGGAGGCTTTATTCAAGGCAGCCGTGCAGCAATCGCGTATTAAATACGGGGGCATCGCATGAGCACTGGAGAGATCGACTTCAAGCGGCTGCGGCCAAAGGTGAGCAAAATGGCTGAAACCCAGTCAGGAAGCGGGTTTCAGCTTTTTGGGCGGGTCGGCGCGGGTCCTTCCGGGGCCAAAAGACAGTGCGGGTATGGGCTGCCCAACTTTTCGCTAGTTACAGCCTTTTAAGACCCGACATGCCGCTGCAACGTTCGTAAAGACTAGATAAGGGTAATTACTGTTAGATAAAGGGCAATTAAGTAAGTAAGGCAGGTTGCAAGGTGTTGAGCGATAGAGTACGTGCAATTGAGCTAGGCGAATATCTTGGACCAATCAGCGAAAGAACGGTTCGCGATTGGGCTAGTCGGGGCATTATTCCAAGAGCCAGCGGTGGGCGCTACAGCATAAAAGCCTGCACATGCTCGGCAATTGCCCATTTTCAGGAAGAGGCAAAGCGGGCGTCGAGCGGCCTCAGTGACGACAACGAGGACATGCAGGCTGCCCTCCTGGCTGCAAAGCTGCGGATAGCTGAAGCCACTGCGGAGCAAGAAGAGGCTGCTGTAGCCGCTGCTCGCGGTCGGCTGCTGCCTGCAGGCGAGGTGATTGCCGAGGGAGCAAAGATGGTTGCAGCGTTTCGCGCCCGTTTGCTGAGCCTGCCCACCACTGCAGCGCCCCAGGTGGTCGAGTTGTCGGCCCCTGAAGCAGAAGCCCTGCTACGTTCGCTCGTCTACGAAGCGCTGGCCGAACTGGCGGCCTATGATCCGGGCGATGCCGACAGCAATTCGTGAAGCGATAAGGCAAATCGCCGCCGCCGCCGCACCGCCGCCGGATCTGAAGATTTCCGAATGGGCAGATACCTACCGGGTTATCCCAGAAGGAGCTGCGATGCCGGGCCGGTGGCGAACCAGCCGCACGCCCTACCTGCGCGAGCCGATGGACGCGCTCACGGATCCGCTTGTCGAAGAGCTGGTCATTATGGCGGGCAGTCAGGTAGGCAAGACGGAACTCACCCTGAACGTGCTGGGCTACTTCATTCACCAGGATCCGAGCCCCATTCTCTACATGGAGCCCACGGTAGAAATGGCGGAGAACTTTTCTAAAACTCGGCTGGCTCCAACCATTCGCGACACCGCCGTATTGGCATCGCGCATTGCGGATCCGAAAAGTCGCGACTCTGGTAACACTACGCTTC harbors:
- a CDS encoding KOW motif-containing protein, with protein sequence MTTELQLHDFQAGQSVWITSDRLGYQGQSAVILAVEGNEITVKQGDGRERLYKPEELAFQAQPEASLPPLFTPGQRVRVVSGDRAGKSGVVTTISSSGIVRVRGDEQTAGPPWAIGAHHLEAMAAEEEATPAPPSNEAQNTEEEPLKPGDCVSGPLFECGQVRFVGTDDDGPWADVRWVADSRIKSAKFPQAQLKKLEDGAFEAPSGLPQPFRPARNFKALDWVGTPNGPALITEVKPAIGDWLYAAQVGGEDGSVVYFYQTTGGLKKCDPPPVAAEQRYEPDLFAKILARDGSPVEEGQSPPLKGGPISPAEGSAAPLPPAMPFSDQLSDCFVPPPVEAFPEERQAHHQARDKQFGELLAAEPKCPHCGAPAIVSRGPNCWCCNLPLEGKDDSEGETPPAAAATSQARDLFSLLSAATREAVRVMALLEDERQAKHRAADVQAIASQKALEEVRQLRERLARADRLKAAAAAFRTAIAAPVSTDRVNEIMRAQHELLAAALECEEGEG
- a CDS encoding DNA adenine methylase, producing the protein MITRPALRWYGSKWRLARWIISHMPPHTRYVEPFAGSLAVLLQKPPVRCEVVSDLDEEVCNFFAVLRDQFVELIRVIRLTPYHRLEFERAWLSVPAADPIERARRFYVRSWQGQSGPTGKYMPGWRSNPDGKRSVDPVRDFLNDSHLMAVARRLRLVHWETRPAIETIQRWGGANQTLIYCDPPYLGNRKANDEYAHTMSEADHIRLFEQLEMMDATAIVSHAPCPLYDELYASWTRFGKAAQTRAGKPSLECIWISPAATAAAGGLLKLEVGR
- a CDS encoding putative metallopeptidase gives rise to the protein MPRIELPFGGDLTIPVPPPQEEERAAADLQDTRDYYLADQEAHDLADKLIFSCFELVHLRNVPIRILMRRPERSSKGRLTMGSAHKASPRDQALHGCTFVIVLWEKFWKGEPRKHEALLFHELCHCWVDEEGKAKLVGHDIEEHYAVIRRYGDWQGEVEDVARQLSLFGKGGSDE
- a CDS encoding DNA cytosine methyltransferase — translated: MKPCTFGSLFSGGGLVDLGAVAAGLQPRWAIEIDPAVAGVFRANHNTPLIEGDVAAIDPNDLDPVEVLWASPPCQAFSQARNQSLPQRTDADLGLHILRYTAVLRPRLVVVENVPAYQHSDQLAQIVAGLWEQSYFVCHQLLNASWFGTPQTRHRLILRAFRGSLVPELRTSAAKAGWWSAVADLADSFPPSQLAPWQLKKLFPLEHFLGEANTLIRGCGPNQRGPWTVGAGRSAPTVIACADKITLRAWLVDGQFNGSPDQRDRPPTVRRGDEPAYTITSSGALRPARACLDGRVVALTTRALARFQDLPDTYQLPANKTLACKVIGNGVPVRMAAAILRGMA
- a CDS encoding helix-turn-helix domain-containing protein, which produces MYGLDRQIMKEGLLILSILALATGPRSTAEIVRNAGLNLPSGSRHLNNLATHGYVVCCGIVGRKPQQTWQISDAGRERLAKGKNNESL